Proteins from a genomic interval of Pirellulales bacterium:
- a CDS encoding tetratricopeptide repeat protein: MRRAFFAVIALLVVSWVLLQLGVLPAPLARVLWPVVNTAWGLACPLFFLSLWIAPGIYQETLGDYRQFWERLRVRRHEVGDLERKVATLDKPHHMVQLGSLYLRQGRISRAIPLLEKALAREPDTIEAQYRLALAYLDRHRYAEAADLLEKVHAATPAYDYGTAYLRLAEAQTRLGNTARARDIYEAMLKFYPGQPECCYQLGLLLAEAGEREQAAKLMREVIFTLRHSPPFQRRRNGHWGLKARWWLWRHG, translated from the coding sequence ATGCGCCGCGCTTTTTTTGCCGTCATTGCCTTGCTTGTCGTTTCGTGGGTGCTCCTGCAACTGGGGGTGCTGCCGGCTCCGCTTGCGCGCGTGCTTTGGCCGGTGGTGAACACCGCCTGGGGGTTGGCCTGCCCCCTTTTTTTCCTCTCGCTCTGGATCGCGCCAGGCATCTACCAGGAGACACTCGGCGACTATCGGCAGTTCTGGGAGCGGCTGCGGGTGCGGCGGCACGAGGTGGGCGATCTCGAGCGCAAGGTCGCCACGCTCGACAAGCCTCACCACATGGTCCAACTGGGCAGCTTGTACCTGCGGCAGGGGCGCATCTCGCGCGCCATTCCGCTGCTCGAGAAGGCCCTGGCGCGAGAACCCGACACGATCGAGGCCCAATACCGGCTGGCGCTCGCCTATCTCGACCGGCATCGCTACGCCGAGGCTGCCGACTTGCTCGAAAAGGTGCATGCCGCGACCCCCGCCTACGACTACGGCACGGCCTATTTGCGCCTGGCCGAGGCGCAAACCCGGCTCGGCAACACGGCGCGTGCCCGTGACATTTACGAGGCGATGCTCAAGTTTTATCCCGGCCAGCCCGAATGTTGCTATCAATTGGGCTTACTGCTGGCCGAGGCAGGCGAACGCGAGCAGGCCGCCAAGCTGATGCGCGAGGTGATTTTTACGTTGCGCCACAGTCCCCCTTTCCAGCGCCGGCGCAACGGACATTGGGGTTTGAAGGCACGCTGGTGGTTGTGGAGACATGGATAA
- the thrS gene encoding threonine--tRNA ligase, with amino-acid sequence MLKIHLPDGSVREYSSAVSPLQVAADIGPGLAKATLAAEVEGKIVSANVPLPVAGDVKLRLITKKDPEALDVMRHSAAHVMARAVMRLYPGVNLAFGPTIENGFYYDMGLEHSLSEADFPAIEAEMAKIIKANEPFERFEEPRTKAATLCRDLHQPLKVEHIETGLAEHSTVSFYRQGEFVDLCRGPHVPSAGAIGAVKLLSVAGAYWKGDASREQLQRLYATAFFDKAELQAHLDRLAEAQRRDHRVLGKHLELFHISPMVGSGLILWLPKGAVVRGQLELFVREELIRRGYEPVYTPNIGRVELYETSGHFPYYSDSQFKPIVMDEQERYLLKPMNCPHHIMIYKSKPRSYRDLPLRLAEFGTVYRYEQSGELNGMTRVRGFTQDDAHLFCTEEQVADEFRGCIEMTRHVLRTLGLDNYRVRLGFRDPKSDKYVGSAESWNRAEKALEEVCRSLDLPHLEVERGEAAFYGPKADFVVADCLGREWQLGTVQLDYNLPSAERFGLEYIGADNQPHRPVMIHRAPLGSMERFIGVLIEHFAGAFPLWLAPEQVRVLCVSQKSEDYARKVEEKLRTVGLRVTGDYRPDKLGAKIRDAQLKLIPYMLVVGERDAESGTVSVRDRIDGDQGAMPLDDAIARLVEERDSRKIRQTIQPLAAEVTGAKKQSHEY; translated from the coding sequence ATGCTCAAAATTCATCTGCCCGACGGTAGCGTTCGCGAATACTCTTCCGCTGTTAGCCCCCTGCAAGTTGCCGCCGATATCGGCCCCGGCCTGGCCAAGGCCACGCTGGCCGCGGAAGTCGAGGGCAAAATCGTCTCGGCCAACGTGCCACTGCCGGTCGCGGGGGACGTCAAGCTGCGACTGATCACGAAAAAGGATCCCGAGGCCCTCGACGTGATGCGCCATTCCGCCGCGCACGTCATGGCGCGCGCCGTGATGCGGCTCTATCCGGGGGTGAACCTGGCGTTCGGTCCCACGATCGAGAACGGCTTCTACTACGACATGGGGCTCGAACACTCGTTGAGCGAGGCCGACTTCCCGGCGATCGAGGCCGAGATGGCCAAGATCATCAAGGCGAATGAGCCCTTCGAACGCTTCGAGGAGCCCCGGACCAAGGCCGCCACGCTCTGTCGCGATCTGCACCAGCCCCTCAAGGTCGAGCACATCGAGACCGGGCTGGCCGAACACTCCACGGTGAGCTTCTATCGTCAGGGAGAGTTCGTCGATCTCTGCCGCGGACCGCACGTGCCCAGTGCCGGCGCCATTGGCGCCGTCAAGTTGTTGTCGGTCGCCGGCGCTTACTGGAAGGGGGACGCCTCGCGCGAGCAGTTGCAGCGGCTCTACGCGACCGCCTTCTTCGACAAGGCCGAGCTGCAGGCCCATCTCGATCGCCTGGCCGAGGCACAGCGCCGCGATCACCGCGTGCTGGGCAAGCATCTCGAATTGTTTCACATCAGCCCCATGGTGGGTTCGGGGTTGATCCTCTGGCTACCCAAGGGGGCCGTGGTCCGCGGGCAACTCGAGTTGTTCGTCCGCGAAGAGTTGATCCGCCGCGGTTACGAGCCGGTCTACACCCCCAACATCGGCCGCGTCGAGTTGTACGAGACCTCGGGGCACTTCCCCTACTACTCCGACAGCCAGTTCAAGCCGATCGTGATGGATGAGCAGGAACGCTATCTGCTCAAGCCGATGAACTGCCCCCACCACATCATGATCTACAAGTCGAAGCCGCGCAGCTATCGCGACCTGCCGCTGCGGCTGGCCGAGTTCGGCACCGTCTATCGCTACGAGCAGTCGGGCGAGTTGAACGGCATGACCCGCGTGCGCGGTTTCACCCAGGACGACGCGCACCTGTTCTGCACCGAAGAGCAGGTGGCCGACGAGTTCCGCGGCTGCATCGAGATGACCCGGCACGTGCTGCGCACCCTGGGACTCGACAATTACCGCGTGCGGCTCGGTTTCCGCGATCCCAAGAGCGATAAGTACGTCGGCAGCGCCGAGAGTTGGAATCGCGCCGAGAAGGCACTCGAGGAAGTCTGCCGCTCGCTGGACCTGCCCCATCTCGAAGTGGAACGCGGCGAAGCGGCGTTCTACGGGCCGAAGGCCGATTTCGTCGTCGCCGATTGCCTGGGCCGCGAGTGGCAGCTCGGCACCGTGCAACTCGACTACAATCTGCCGAGCGCCGAGCGCTTTGGGCTCGAGTACATCGGCGCCGACAACCAGCCCCATCGGCCGGTGATGATCCATCGCGCGCCGCTCGGTTCGATGGAACGCTTCATCGGCGTGCTGATCGAGCACTTCGCGGGGGCGTTCCCGCTGTGGCTCGCTCCCGAGCAGGTGCGCGTCCTCTGTGTGAGCCAGAAGTCGGAAGATTACGCTCGCAAGGTGGAAGAGAAGTTGCGCACCGTCGGACTGCGCGTGACGGGCGACTATCGCCCCGACAAGCTGGGGGCCAAGATTCGCGACGCGCAGCTCAAGCTCATTCCCTACATGCTGGTCGTGGGCGAGCGCGACGCGGAGTCGGGCACCGTCTCGGTCCGCGATCGCATCGACGGCGATCAAGGCGCCATGCCACTCGACGATGCCATCGCCCGGCTGGTCGAGGAGCGCGACTCGCGCAAGATTCGCCAGACGATTCAGCCCCTGGCGGCCGAGGTCACTGGTGCGAAGAAGCAAAGCCACGAGTATTGA
- a CDS encoding sugar phosphate isomerase/epimerase: protein MQLGLISSAWVQAQQPTVFGLRKTKEIGFDTIDIFTDPLEIDVRERRLIKDECDRLGLPIVSLPCVAVGLIDFNPSVRKFHLQRMRAYLDLAYEYAARNVLLVLGEYIWNQEVIPPAEQWQLGVDSVRELGRYAAELGLEIALELEPFPLSLVNNVDTMVRFLDDVGLDAVKANIDVSHLVLSRVAPEELRRLKGRTAHVHLSDCDGRRHGDLPPGRGVVPFEPYLREIKALDIDGAISIELEYSPEPERIVEWVEEAYRETDRLMREAGLR from the coding sequence ATGCAGCTTGGTCTGATCAGCTCGGCCTGGGTGCAGGCGCAGCAACCCACGGTCTTTGGCCTGCGGAAGACCAAGGAGATCGGCTTCGACACGATCGATATCTTCACCGATCCGCTGGAGATCGACGTGCGCGAGCGGCGGCTGATCAAGGACGAGTGCGACCGGCTGGGGCTGCCGATCGTCTCGCTTCCTTGCGTCGCGGTGGGGCTGATCGATTTCAATCCCAGCGTGCGCAAGTTCCACCTCCAGCGGATGCGAGCTTATCTCGATCTAGCCTACGAGTATGCCGCGCGGAACGTGTTGCTGGTGCTGGGCGAATACATCTGGAACCAGGAGGTGATTCCGCCGGCCGAGCAGTGGCAACTCGGCGTCGATAGCGTGCGCGAGCTGGGACGCTATGCCGCGGAACTCGGTCTCGAAATCGCTCTGGAATTGGAGCCGTTTCCGTTGTCGCTCGTGAACAACGTCGACACGATGGTGCGTTTTCTCGACGATGTCGGCCTCGATGCGGTCAAGGCGAACATCGACGTGTCGCATCTCGTGCTGTCGCGGGTGGCGCCCGAGGAACTTCGCCGCCTCAAAGGACGCACGGCGCACGTGCATCTTTCCGACTGCGACGGCCGCCGGCATGGCGACTTGCCCCCCGGGCGCGGCGTCGTCCCGTTCGAGCCCTACCTGCGCGAGATCAAGGCGCTTGACATCGACGGCGCCATTTCGATCGAGCTCGAGTATTCGCCCGAGCCGGAGAGAATCGTCGAGTGGGTCGAAGAGGCCTATCGCGAAACCGATCGATTGATGCGCGAGGCCGGTCTGAGGTAG
- a CDS encoding helix-hairpin-helix domain-containing protein translates to MAIQPSIDLVSIAQALRLSLPQVQAVIALLEAGNTVPFITRYRKDQTGGLDEEQIRDVQERYTQLKLLAERKQTILRSIEGQGKLTPELATAIAEATSTKRLEDLYLPYKPKKQTLATAARERGLELLANEILAADAAAADLDRRAQDFIDPDKGMPTAADALLGAGHILAEQFSERAALRQKLREILHRTGQLVSTRVESEPAPPPSPEQPQDEKAKAKQKEREKLEQLFRDYYDFRESLSRVPPHRVLAINRGERARVLRVRIESDNAALEQATDELLVPADHPHVDFLRGCGRDALTRLVLPSLEREIRREMTDRADQHAVEVFARNLRHLLLQPPVRGRRLLAVDPGFRSGCKLAALDEFGNLLDHGVVHIVGKAERRAEARTKIAELVRTHHLSVVVIGNGTACRQTEEVIASMLSEELADLGTAYVIVNEAGASVYSTSRLGREEFPKYDATLRGTISIGRRLQDPLSELVKIDPGSIGVGLYQHDVKAKHLRESLEAVVESCVNYVGVDLNTASPALLQAVSGLNQLTARRLYDYRVEHGPFRNREQLKEVPGFGEATFTQAAGFLKITGGDNPLDATWIHPESYPAATRVLERLGESTATLADRAAVESLSSKASEVDATGLAQELGVGDLTLRDILAGLVRPGRDPREDLPPPIFKRGVLKLEDLTVGMELSGTVLNVVDFGAFVDIGLSDSGLVHISQLANKFVPNPHEVVAVGDIVKVWVLSVDKERRRVSLTMIPPGSERPKPVAQAPAQASGGERRERPPKAGRRPDRKSQHKRRDQGHAAAQPPATGTAPATKPPARPKREGRQAPVVLTKAKREGREPLQTFGELKKLFELRDEGDAPKSS, encoded by the coding sequence ATGGCCATCCAGCCCAGCATTGATCTTGTCTCGATAGCGCAAGCCTTGCGCCTCAGCCTGCCGCAGGTACAAGCGGTTATTGCGCTGTTGGAAGCCGGAAATACCGTTCCCTTCATCACGCGCTACCGCAAAGACCAGACGGGCGGACTCGACGAAGAACAGATTCGTGACGTCCAGGAGCGCTATACGCAACTCAAGCTGCTCGCCGAGCGCAAGCAAACGATCCTGCGTTCGATTGAAGGGCAGGGGAAGCTGACCCCCGAGTTGGCCACGGCCATCGCCGAGGCGACCTCGACCAAACGGCTCGAGGATCTTTACCTGCCCTATAAGCCCAAGAAGCAGACCCTGGCCACCGCGGCCCGCGAGCGCGGACTGGAGTTGCTGGCCAACGAGATTCTCGCCGCCGATGCCGCCGCGGCCGATCTCGACCGTCGGGCGCAGGATTTCATCGATCCCGATAAAGGGATGCCCACGGCCGCCGATGCCCTGCTCGGGGCGGGGCACATCCTGGCCGAGCAGTTCAGCGAGCGGGCCGCCCTGCGGCAAAAGCTGCGCGAGATTCTGCACCGCACGGGCCAACTCGTCAGCACGCGCGTCGAGAGCGAGCCGGCTCCCCCCCCCTCGCCCGAGCAACCGCAGGACGAGAAGGCCAAGGCCAAGCAGAAGGAACGCGAGAAGCTCGAACAGCTTTTCCGCGACTATTACGACTTTCGCGAGTCGTTGTCGCGCGTGCCCCCCCATCGCGTGCTGGCGATCAATCGCGGCGAGCGGGCCCGCGTGCTACGCGTACGCATCGAGTCGGACAACGCGGCCCTCGAACAGGCGACCGACGAATTGCTCGTGCCGGCCGACCATCCGCATGTCGACTTCCTGCGCGGCTGCGGTCGCGACGCGCTCACGCGTCTGGTGCTGCCGAGTCTCGAGCGTGAAATCCGCCGCGAGATGACCGACCGCGCCGATCAGCACGCGGTCGAGGTCTTTGCCCGCAACCTGCGGCACCTGCTGCTGCAGCCTCCCGTGCGTGGCCGGCGCCTGCTGGCGGTCGATCCCGGTTTCCGTAGCGGCTGCAAGCTGGCGGCGCTCGATGAGTTCGGCAATTTGCTCGATCACGGCGTGGTGCATATCGTCGGCAAGGCCGAGCGCCGGGCCGAAGCGCGGACGAAGATCGCCGAGCTCGTGCGGACGCACCACCTCTCGGTTGTGGTCATCGGCAACGGCACCGCCTGCCGGCAGACCGAAGAAGTCATCGCGTCGATGCTGAGCGAAGAGCTGGCCGATCTCGGCACGGCCTATGTCATCGTCAACGAAGCGGGGGCGAGCGTCTACTCGACGAGCCGGCTCGGCCGCGAGGAGTTCCCCAAGTACGACGCCACGCTCCGCGGCACGATCTCGATCGGACGCCGCCTGCAAGACCCGCTCAGCGAGCTGGTGAAGATCGATCCTGGCAGCATTGGCGTGGGGCTCTATCAACACGACGTGAAGGCGAAGCACCTCCGCGAATCGCTCGAAGCCGTGGTCGAGTCGTGCGTGAACTACGTCGGCGTCGATCTGAACACCGCCAGCCCGGCTTTGTTGCAAGCGGTGTCGGGCTTGAATCAACTCACGGCGCGCCGCTTGTACGATTACCGCGTCGAGCATGGCCCCTTCCGCAATCGCGAACAGTTGAAGGAAGTGCCGGGCTTTGGCGAGGCGACCTTCACGCAGGCGGCCGGATTCCTCAAGATCACCGGCGGCGACAATCCACTCGATGCCACCTGGATTCACCCGGAAAGCTATCCCGCCGCGACGCGCGTGCTCGAACGCCTGGGGGAGTCGACCGCAACGCTAGCCGATCGCGCGGCGGTCGAGAGTCTGTCGTCCAAGGCCAGCGAGGTAGACGCCACCGGTTTGGCGCAAGAGCTGGGCGTCGGCGATCTGACGCTCCGCGACATCCTGGCCGGCTTGGTGCGTCCCGGACGCGACCCCCGCGAAGACCTGCCCCCGCCGATCTTCAAACGGGGCGTGCTCAAGCTCGAAGACTTGACCGTCGGCATGGAGCTGTCGGGCACGGTGTTGAACGTGGTCGACTTCGGCGCCTTCGTCGACATCGGGCTGAGCGACAGCGGACTCGTCCACATCAGCCAGTTGGCCAACAAATTCGTGCCCAACCCGCACGAGGTGGTGGCCGTCGGCGATATCGTCAAGGTGTGGGTCCTGTCGGTCGATAAGGAACGGCGGCGTGTCTCGCTGACGATGATTCCTCCGGGGAGCGAGCGACCCAAGCCCGTGGCGCAGGCCCCGGCCCAGGCGAGTGGTGGCGAACGGCGCGAGCGACCGCCGAAGGCGGGACGCCGGCCGGATCGCAAGTCGCAGCACAAACGCCGCGATCAGGGGCATGCCGCCGCGCAGCCCCCCGCCACCGGCACAGCGCCGGCCACCAAGCCCCCGGCACGCCCAAAGCGCGAAGGCCGCCAGGCCCCCGTCGTGCTGACCAAGGCCAAGCGCGAAGGCCGCGAGCCGTTGCAGACTTTCGGTGAACTGAAAAAACTGTTCGAGCTGCGCGATGAGGGAGACGCGCCGAAATCGAGCTAG
- a CDS encoding acyl-CoA thioesterase, protein MLLHTHEIEFRVRYKETDAMGVVHHANYLTYFEMGRVELLRANGGDYRKMEEEGLFLVVARMNCSFHRPARYDDVVRLRTTTTRVTGAKIEHEYQLFRGNELLCKANSVLACIDRSGEVQRIPEWLRTDDDGLARPRD, encoded by the coding sequence ATGCTTCTGCACACGCACGAAATCGAGTTCCGCGTGCGTTACAAAGAGACCGACGCCATGGGCGTGGTCCACCACGCGAACTATTTGACCTATTTCGAAATGGGACGCGTCGAACTGTTGCGCGCCAATGGCGGCGATTATCGCAAGATGGAAGAGGAGGGGCTCTTCCTGGTCGTGGCGCGCATGAATTGCAGCTTCCATCGCCCGGCCCGTTATGACGATGTCGTGCGACTACGGACCACGACGACCCGCGTGACCGGCGCCAAGATCGAGCACGAGTACCAACTGTTCCGCGGAAACGAGCTGCTCTGCAAGGCCAACAGCGTGCTCGCCTGCATCGATCGCTCGGGCGAGGTGCAGCGAATTCCCGAATGGCTGCGCACGGACGACGATGGGCTGGCTCGACCGCGCGATTAA
- a CDS encoding acetolactate synthase: MSTGEGTGTDFETMRGRNYPTIRQFTVFLENRVGQLLEVVRRFEGSRVRIVALSIVDAAECALVRFVLSHPEQGREILERAGLAMIESDLIAVELPDGQQPLLRVCTALLQAEVNILQTYALFSHPHGKTAVALLVDNLEMGMETLAAKGFTMLTEGDLELDE; this comes from the coding sequence ATGAGCACTGGTGAGGGAACAGGAACGGACTTCGAAACGATGCGCGGGCGGAACTATCCCACGATCCGCCAGTTCACCGTCTTTCTCGAGAATCGCGTCGGCCAATTGCTCGAGGTCGTGCGCCGCTTCGAAGGAAGCCGCGTGCGCATTGTGGCGCTGTCGATCGTCGATGCCGCCGAGTGCGCGCTGGTTCGCTTTGTGTTGAGCCATCCCGAGCAGGGACGCGAGATCCTCGAACGCGCCGGACTGGCGATGATCGAATCGGACCTGATCGCTGTCGAACTCCCCGATGGCCAGCAACCCCTGTTGCGCGTCTGCACGGCCCTGTTGCAGGCCGAAGTGAACATCCTGCAGACCTACGCCCTGTTCAGCCACCCGCACGGCAAAACGGCCGTCGCGCTGCTGGTCGACAATCTCGAGATGGGCATGGAGACCCTGGCCGCCAAGGGCTTTACCATGCTGACCGAAGGGGATCTGGAACTCGACGAGTGA
- a CDS encoding sugar kinase → MARVVTFGEIMLRLATPGHQRFSQANSFEVTYAGGEANVAVSLAAFGHEAAYVSVLPRHAVADAALASLRFHGVDTSTVLRSDEGRLGVYFLETGAAQRASQVLYDRAGSAIAMAPASSYDWPLLLADRDAFHTTGITPALGEQPALATRTALETAKQFGLTTSFDLNYRAKLWSHEQARTTVEPLLANVDLLVGNEEDAANVLGIKAERTNVAQGKLDAKAYEGVARAIRRRYGVDRVAITLRESESASVNHWSACFLDGNEFHLSRRYTIQVVDRVGAGDAFCGGLLAALLGGMSAADSLEFAVAASCLKHSIPGDFNRVSKEEVLRLVGGDASGRVQR, encoded by the coding sequence ATGGCGCGCGTCGTCACGTTCGGCGAGATCATGCTGAGGCTGGCTACGCCGGGGCATCAGCGGTTCAGCCAGGCGAATTCGTTCGAGGTGACGTACGCGGGGGGCGAGGCGAACGTCGCCGTGTCCCTGGCTGCCTTCGGGCACGAGGCCGCCTACGTCTCGGTGCTGCCGCGGCACGCCGTGGCCGATGCCGCACTCGCCTCGCTTCGCTTCCACGGCGTCGATACGTCGACCGTGCTGCGGAGCGACGAAGGACGCCTGGGCGTCTACTTTCTCGAAACCGGCGCCGCACAGCGTGCCTCGCAGGTGCTCTACGATCGCGCCGGTTCGGCCATCGCGATGGCCCCGGCTTCGAGCTACGACTGGCCGCTGTTGCTCGCCGACCGCGATGCCTTTCATACGACGGGCATCACTCCGGCACTCGGCGAGCAACCGGCACTCGCCACGCGGACAGCGCTCGAAACCGCCAAGCAATTCGGCCTGACGACCAGCTTCGATCTCAACTACCGCGCGAAGCTGTGGAGCCACGAACAAGCGCGGACAACGGTCGAGCCGTTGCTGGCCAACGTCGATCTGTTGGTCGGCAACGAAGAGGATGCCGCCAACGTGCTCGGCATCAAAGCCGAGCGCACGAACGTCGCCCAGGGGAAACTCGACGCCAAAGCCTACGAGGGGGTCGCCCGCGCGATTCGCCGTCGCTACGGCGTCGACCGGGTCGCGATCACCCTCCGCGAGTCGGAGAGCGCCTCGGTCAATCACTGGTCGGCCTGCTTCCTCGACGGCAACGAATTCCATCTCAGCCGGCGGTACACGATTCAAGTGGTCGATCGCGTCGGCGCGGGGGATGCCTTCTGCGGCGGACTGCTGGCCGCGCTGCTTGGCGGCATGAGCGCGGCCGATTCCCTGGAGTTCGCCGTGGCCGCCTCTTGCCTCAAGCACTCGATTCCCGGCGATTTCAACCGCGTCAGCAAAGAGGAAGTGCTGCGACTCGTCGGCGGCGACGCCTCGGGCCGCGTGCAACGCTAG
- a CDS encoding phosphatase PAP2 family protein, translating to MPSQDDAHSVPAVHHQRFLLGLPVALVVAAILVTGCYLWVDRPVAWYVHDHGFAQWDREHGNVLKRITNVPDWAEEAAPAVIVVGVLLMLARPDWHCPRAVGTTAIVFLISDQIKEQLKFVFGRTWPDTWIDNNPSLIQNGAYGFHPFTGGIAYSSSPSGHTTVTVAAMSVLWVAYPKLRVVWVALAVAEGAALVSLNYHFVGDVVGGAFLGAMIGLSAARLARL from the coding sequence GTGCCCTCTCAGGATGACGCTCACAGCGTGCCGGCGGTTCATCATCAGCGATTCTTGCTCGGTCTGCCCGTCGCCCTGGTCGTGGCGGCGATCCTGGTGACCGGCTGCTACCTGTGGGTCGATCGTCCGGTGGCGTGGTACGTCCACGATCACGGCTTCGCCCAATGGGATCGCGAGCACGGCAACGTGCTCAAACGCATCACGAACGTGCCCGACTGGGCCGAAGAGGCGGCCCCGGCGGTGATCGTCGTTGGCGTGTTGCTCATGCTGGCCCGCCCCGACTGGCATTGTCCGCGGGCGGTCGGCACGACGGCGATCGTGTTCTTGATCTCCGATCAAATCAAGGAGCAGTTGAAATTCGTCTTCGGCCGGACCTGGCCCGACACGTGGATCGACAACAATCCGTCGCTGATTCAAAACGGCGCGTACGGTTTCCATCCCTTTACGGGGGGCATCGCCTATTCATCGTCGCCGTCGGGGCATACGACGGTCACCGTGGCGGCGATGAGCGTGCTCTGGGTGGCGTACCCCAAGCTGCGCGTGGTGTGGGTGGCGCTCGCGGTCGCCGAAGGCGCAGCCCTCGTGAGCCTGAACTATCACTTCGTCGGCGACGTGGTCGGCGGCGCCTTTCTGGGCGCGATGATCGGTCTCAGCGCAGCGCGCCTTGCCAGGCTTTAG